In Niallia sp. FSL W8-0635, one genomic interval encodes:
- a CDS encoding glycoside hydrolase family 1 protein codes for MKKFPENFWWGAATSGPQSEGRFNKQHANVFDYWYEVEPEVFYKQVGPDTASNFYNSYVEDIALMKEINLNSVRTSIQWTRLIDDFETASLNEDGVNFYNNVIDEFIKQGITPVFNLHHFDLPAELYHKYGGWESKHVVDLFAKFARRCFELFGDRVKHWFTFNEPMVIVEGQYLYQFHYPKLVDGKKAVQVAYNLNLASAKAIKEFRDLKLNETGAKIGTILNLTPSYPASDKPEDVEAGRIADLWRNELFLHAAVYGEFPPALVELLTKDKAIWESTEEELAILKENTIDTLGVNFYHPSRVKAPDVAPNSVGDWMPDRYYDNYDMPGRRMNLDKGWEIYPKALYDIALNIRDNYKNIEWFVSENGMGVSREERFLNEEGVIEDDYRIEFIQEHLEWVHKGIEEGSNCYGYHLWTPIDCWSWMNAYRNRYGFISNNIHTQVKTIKKSGHWIKEVSANNGFE; via the coding sequence ATGAAGAAATTTCCGGAGAATTTTTGGTGGGGTGCAGCTACGTCTGGACCGCAAAGTGAAGGTCGTTTTAATAAACAGCATGCGAACGTATTTGATTACTGGTATGAAGTAGAGCCAGAAGTATTTTATAAACAAGTTGGACCAGACACAGCATCGAATTTTTATAATAGCTATGTAGAAGATATTGCGCTAATGAAAGAGATTAACTTAAACTCTGTTCGTACTTCGATTCAATGGACGCGTTTGATTGATGATTTCGAGACAGCTAGTTTAAATGAGGATGGCGTAAATTTTTACAATAATGTCATTGATGAATTTATTAAGCAAGGAATAACGCCTGTATTTAACCTGCATCATTTTGATTTGCCAGCAGAGCTTTATCATAAATATGGTGGCTGGGAGTCTAAGCATGTTGTGGATCTTTTTGCAAAATTTGCGCGTCGTTGCTTTGAATTATTCGGCGATCGAGTGAAACATTGGTTTACTTTTAACGAGCCAATGGTCATCGTGGAGGGTCAATATTTATATCAATTCCATTATCCAAAACTAGTAGATGGGAAAAAAGCAGTGCAGGTAGCGTACAATTTAAATCTTGCTTCTGCAAAAGCAATTAAAGAATTCCGCGACCTGAAGCTGAATGAAACAGGAGCGAAAATCGGAACTATCCTAAACCTAACGCCTTCTTATCCAGCAAGTGATAAGCCTGAAGACGTGGAGGCTGGTCGAATTGCTGATTTATGGCGTAATGAACTGTTCCTGCATGCTGCTGTTTATGGGGAATTCCCACCTGCATTAGTAGAGCTTTTAACAAAAGATAAAGCAATTTGGGAATCCACTGAAGAAGAGCTTGCGATTTTGAAAGAAAATACGATTGATACACTTGGAGTGAATTTCTATCATCCATCCCGTGTAAAAGCACCAGATGTTGCGCCGAATAGTGTTGGGGACTGGATGCCTGACCGTTACTATGATAACTATGATATGCCTGGTCGTCGCATGAACTTAGATAAAGGCTGGGAAATCTATCCGAAGGCACTATATGATATCGCCCTTAATATCCGCGATAATTATAAAAATATTGAGTGGTTCGTTTCTGAAAATGGAATGGGCGTTTCCCGAGAAGAACGCTTCTTAAATGAAGAAGGTGTAATCGAAGATGATTACCGCATCGAATTTATCCAAGAGCATTTAGAGTGGGTTCATAAAGGAATTGAAGAAGGCTCCAATTGCTACGGCTACCATTTATGGACGCCAATTGATTGCTGGAGCTGGATGAATGCGTATCGCAATCGTTATGGATTTATTTCCAACAACATTCATACACAGGTGAAGACAATTAAGAAATCCGGTCATTGGATCAAGGAAGTAAGTGCCAATAACGGGTTTGAATAA
- a CDS encoding GntR family transcriptional regulator: protein MGRLSKKLMVVEAVKDWVMDGRVKPGERIYSEYELSKLFDVSRHTVRLAIGELVDDGWLYREPGVGTFCGEPFASKKGDNRTNGKNIGVMTTYISDYIFPSIIRGMESYLTDRGYSLTVVCTENNHAKERLCIRNLLDLQMDGLILEPTKSSQFNPNMDYYLELEERNIPYVMINQYYSQLSPFHFIMDDVKGGYMATEHLIQLGHEQILGIFKSDDLQGVHRMKGFLQAMRNGKLSIVPELMVTFTTEQLSDDFEEKLLNTLTNKKTMPTAIVCYNDLVAQSALKVLQKLQLSVPEDVSLIGFDDSSLAEEINLTTIAHPKNRMGIDAAKFIIAAVEGKELDSSTIYEPELIVRSSTDIGKKNKSAVF, encoded by the coding sequence ATGGGGCGACTTTCGAAGAAGTTGATGGTGGTTGAGGCGGTAAAGGATTGGGTGATGGATGGGAGAGTGAAGCCGGGGGAGCGGATTTATTCGGAGTATGAGCTTTCTAAACTGTTTGATGTGAGCAGGCATACGGTTCGCTTAGCGATTGGGGAGCTTGTGGATGATGGTTGGCTTTATCGGGAGCCAGGTGTTGGCACTTTTTGTGGGGAGCCTTTTGCTAGTAAAAAGGGGGATAACCGAACGAATGGGAAAAATATTGGCGTGATGACTACATATATTTCCGATTATATTTTCCCCTCCATCATTCGTGGAATGGAGAGCTATTTGACGGATAGAGGCTATTCCTTAACCGTAGTCTGTACGGAAAATAATCATGCCAAAGAGCGGTTATGTATTCGAAACCTCCTTGATTTGCAAATGGATGGACTTATTTTAGAGCCGACTAAAAGTAGTCAATTCAATCCCAATATGGACTATTATCTCGAGCTAGAGGAACGTAATATTCCATATGTGATGATTAATCAATATTATTCGCAGCTCTCTCCTTTTCATTTCATTATGGATGATGTCAAGGGTGGGTATATGGCAACTGAGCATTTGATTCAGCTTGGTCATGAACAAATTCTAGGAATCTTTAAGTCGGATGATTTGCAGGGCGTTCATCGGATGAAAGGTTTTTTACAGGCGATGCGAAATGGGAAGCTTTCGATTGTTCCGGAGCTTATGGTAACCTTTACGACGGAACAATTAAGCGATGATTTTGAGGAGAAATTATTGAATACGCTTACAAACAAAAAGACGATGCCCACTGCAATTGTTTGTTACAACGATCTCGTCGCACAATCCGCATTAAAGGTTTTACAAAAATTACAATTATCCGTACCCGAGGATGTCTCCCTTATCGGTTTTGATGATTCGTCTTTAGCCGAGGAAATAAACCTAACAACCATTGCCCATCCAAAAAACCGTATGGGAATCGATGCCGCAAAATTCATTATTGCAGCAGTTGAGGGTAAAGAACTCGATTCATCTACTATCTATGAACCAGAATTAATCGTACGTTCTTCCACCGACATCGGAAAAAAGAACAAATCCGCAGTGTTCTAA
- a CDS encoding permease has translation MSTLTEEQSSQKRTFWFAFLFIVVTVIGLTYVKWWPYYHKAILSFQTHSIGDSILQDQLANSFTWSAAVDYTVVYFQSVWKAAVLGILLGSLVQVLLPSGWLLKVLGKTSFGSTAAAGLASIPGMMCTCCAAPVAVGLRKKNASVGASLAFWIGNPTINPATLIFMTFVLSWKFTLLRLVIGLILTFGISYLANRFVKDTPAVSVDKLLEDAEEDKRSFMKRWLTSLGSMVLYVIPAYVLSVLILGAARFWIFPQLSDSMSNSLIAILIFAIAGMLFVIPTAAEIPIIQTLMLMGLGAGPAAALLITLPSISLPSLLMVAKSFPRKVLVFVSLSVVVLGIISGLIGKVLL, from the coding sequence ATGAGTACATTAACAGAGGAGCAATCAAGCCAAAAAAGGACGTTTTGGTTCGCTTTTCTATTTATAGTAGTTACGGTAATTGGTCTTACTTATGTGAAATGGTGGCCATATTATCATAAAGCAATCCTTTCTTTTCAAACACATTCTATCGGAGATTCCATTCTCCAAGATCAGCTTGCAAACTCTTTTACATGGAGTGCGGCAGTAGATTATACTGTTGTCTACTTCCAATCTGTATGGAAAGCAGCTGTATTAGGTATTCTCCTAGGATCACTTGTTCAAGTACTTTTGCCGTCGGGGTGGTTGCTGAAGGTTCTGGGGAAAACTAGCTTTGGCAGTACAGCTGCAGCTGGACTTGCATCCATTCCGGGAATGATGTGTACTTGCTGTGCCGCGCCAGTTGCTGTTGGACTTCGCAAAAAGAATGCTTCTGTCGGCGCAAGCTTAGCTTTTTGGATTGGAAACCCGACAATCAATCCCGCAACCTTAATTTTCATGACCTTTGTCCTTTCTTGGAAGTTTACATTACTACGACTTGTGATTGGACTAATCTTAACCTTTGGCATTAGCTATCTCGCTAATCGCTTTGTAAAAGATACACCAGCTGTATCGGTTGATAAATTACTAGAAGATGCCGAAGAGGATAAGCGTTCTTTTATGAAAAGATGGCTTACTTCTTTAGGAAGCATGGTTCTTTATGTCATTCCGGCGTATGTTCTGTCTGTTTTAATTTTAGGAGCTGCACGTTTTTGGATTTTTCCTCAATTAAGTGACAGCATGTCAAATAGTTTGATTGCTATTCTGATTTTTGCCATTGCTGGAATGCTTTTCGTTATTCCGACAGCCGCAGAAATCCCAATTATTCAAACACTAATGCTGATGGGACTTGGAGCAGGACCAGCTGCTGCCTTGCTTATTACCTTACCAAGCATTAGCTTGCCATCCTTATTGATGGTCGCTAAATCCTTCCCGAGGAAAGTACTCGTATTTGTCAGTCTTTCCGTCGTTGTTTTAGGGATTATTAGTGGATTAATAGGAAAAGTCTTATTATAG
- the selD gene encoding selenide, water dikinase SelD codes for MTQSYSVKLTSLSSKGGCGCKIGPADLSEVIRTLPPAEKNPNLLVGLDTSDDAGVYKLTDDLAIVQTVDFFTPIVDDPYSFGQIAAANALSDIYAMGGKPLTALNIVAFPISVLEKEILADIMRGAGDKVKEAGATLVGGHSIDDKEPKFGLAVTGTIHPDKVRTNAGAKPTDKLILTKPIGVGILTTSIKRGLLTTEEIDRVTTVMATLNKKAAEVMNAYDVHACTDVTGFGLLGHASEMAKGSNTTIKIASKQVPVLPRVKELAQEGVIPGGTKNNFAHLEGDVTFSSELDEIDQLILCDAVTSGGLLISVKGDQADALLQELVGAGVEAAIIGDVTEEQPGHIFVG; via the coding sequence ATGACACAGTCTTATTCCGTTAAACTTACATCTTTATCCTCAAAAGGAGGCTGCGGTTGTAAAATTGGACCTGCTGATTTATCGGAAGTGATTCGTACTCTTCCCCCAGCTGAAAAAAATCCAAATCTTCTTGTTGGCTTAGATACAAGCGATGACGCTGGCGTATACAAGCTTACAGATGATTTAGCGATTGTCCAAACCGTTGATTTTTTCACACCGATTGTGGATGATCCCTATTCATTCGGACAAATTGCTGCGGCGAATGCCTTAAGTGATATATATGCAATGGGTGGAAAACCATTAACTGCCTTAAATATCGTTGCTTTCCCTATTTCTGTATTGGAAAAAGAAATTCTGGCTGATATTATGCGTGGTGCTGGCGATAAAGTAAAGGAAGCTGGAGCTACTCTTGTTGGCGGTCATTCCATTGATGATAAAGAGCCTAAATTTGGTCTTGCTGTCACTGGTACGATTCATCCAGATAAAGTACGTACAAATGCCGGAGCTAAGCCGACTGATAAATTAATTTTAACCAAACCAATAGGTGTCGGCATATTAACTACTTCTATTAAAAGAGGACTTTTGACAACAGAAGAAATTGATCGTGTTACGACAGTTATGGCTACACTGAATAAGAAGGCTGCCGAAGTAATGAATGCTTATGACGTCCATGCTTGTACGGATGTCACTGGATTTGGACTTCTTGGACATGCTTCTGAAATGGCGAAAGGAAGCAATACCACTATTAAAATCGCGTCCAAGCAGGTTCCTGTTCTTCCTCGTGTAAAAGAACTTGCACAAGAAGGCGTTATTCCTGGTGGTACGAAAAATAACTTTGCACATTTAGAAGGCGATGTTACTTTCTCTTCTGAATTGGATGAAATCGATCAATTGATTTTATGCGATGCTGTAACCTCTGGTGGATTGCTCATCTCCGTTAAAGGCGATCAAGCAGATGCATTATTACAGGAATTAGTTGGCGCTGGTGTAGAAGCTGCCATCATTGGTGACGTCACAGAAGAACAGCCTGGTCATATTTTTGTTGGGTAA
- the mnmH gene encoding tRNA 2-selenouridine(34) synthase MnmH, with protein MFQDITIERLFELREKKEFSLVDVRSPSEFHEHSIPGSINIPLFTDEERAEVGTIYKQVSVDAAKARGLEIVSAKLPAFIQSFQELSRDVVVFCWRGGMRSKTAATLIDLMGVHSYRLQGGFRTYRQWVIHKLDTMEMAQDAIVLNGYTGSNKTVILQQLKQEGLPILELEGMANHRGSIFGQIGLKPNNQKTFDSLLVGEIEKLPSSPYFLMEGESKRIGKVLMPDFLLKKKENGVQLFIHMPIEERVQHILADYSPWDHHDECVEAFQLIKRRIHTPAAAKIEDALQTENYAEAVTLLLTYYYDPLYERTAMQYKDEQTIDLYVKNTEDAIAKVKEFWQKKSRTAQKSEVN; from the coding sequence TTGTTTCAAGATATAACGATTGAACGATTATTTGAATTACGGGAGAAAAAAGAATTTTCTTTAGTGGACGTTCGTTCTCCCTCTGAATTTCATGAGCACTCTATTCCAGGCAGTATTAATATTCCACTTTTTACAGATGAAGAAAGAGCAGAGGTGGGAACGATTTATAAACAAGTCAGCGTAGACGCTGCAAAGGCTCGCGGCTTGGAAATTGTTTCTGCCAAACTTCCTGCTTTCATCCAATCCTTCCAGGAATTATCTAGGGATGTAGTGGTATTCTGCTGGCGCGGTGGAATGCGTAGTAAAACAGCGGCAACGCTTATTGATTTAATGGGTGTGCATAGCTACCGCTTGCAAGGCGGATTCCGTACGTATCGCCAATGGGTCATTCATAAATTAGATACGATGGAAATGGCACAAGATGCGATTGTGTTAAATGGCTACACTGGTTCCAATAAAACAGTGATTCTACAGCAATTAAAACAAGAAGGACTTCCTATTCTTGAATTGGAAGGAATGGCGAATCACCGTGGGTCGATCTTCGGACAAATTGGCCTGAAGCCTAACAATCAGAAGACATTTGATTCCTTACTTGTCGGCGAAATCGAAAAGCTCCCCTCTTCTCCCTATTTTTTAATGGAGGGAGAAAGCAAGCGCATCGGAAAAGTATTGATGCCAGACTTTCTTTTGAAAAAAAAGGAGAATGGCGTGCAGCTCTTTATCCATATGCCAATTGAGGAGAGAGTCCAGCATATATTAGCAGACTATTCTCCATGGGATCATCACGACGAATGTGTAGAAGCATTCCAGTTAATTAAGCGACGCATTCACACACCTGCTGCCGCAAAAATAGAAGATGCATTGCAGACCGAAAATTACGCCGAAGCCGTCACCTTGCTGCTAACCTATTACTACGATCCACTCTATGAAAGAACAGCAATGCAATACAAAGATGAACAAACAATTGATTTATACGTGAAAAATACAGAGGATGCGATTGCCAAAGTGAAGGAATTTTGGCAAAAGAAAAGTCGCACAGCCCAGAAGAGCGAAGTTAACTAG
- the galU gene encoding UTP--glucose-1-phosphate uridylyltransferase GalU: MKKVRKAIIPAAGLGTRFLPATKAMPKEMLPIVDKPTIQYIVEEAIASGIEDIIIVTGKGKRAIEDHFDYAHELEQNLRDKKKFDLLEKVQYSSNLADIHYIRQKEPKGLGHAVWCAKSFIGDEPFAVLLGDDIVQSDTPCLKQLIDQYEETHASVIGVQSVPDNETHRYGIVDPSDSEGRRYQVNNFIEKPAPGTAPSNLAIMGRYVLTPEIFMYLEKQQTGAGGEIQLTDAIQQLNQIQRVFAYDFAGDRYDVGETLGFVKTTLEFALQRDEMKEEILEYMKEVLDKADLAKIKVL; encoded by the coding sequence TTGAAAAAAGTAAGAAAAGCGATCATTCCAGCCGCTGGTCTAGGAACTAGATTTTTGCCAGCAACGAAAGCAATGCCGAAAGAAATGTTACCAATTGTCGATAAACCTACTATTCAATATATTGTAGAAGAAGCAATTGCTTCTGGTATTGAAGATATTATTATTGTTACTGGTAAAGGAAAAAGAGCGATTGAAGATCACTTCGATTACGCCCACGAATTAGAACAAAACCTTCGTGATAAGAAGAAATTTGATTTACTTGAAAAAGTTCAATACTCTTCTAATCTTGCAGATATTCATTATATTAGACAAAAAGAGCCTAAAGGCTTAGGACATGCCGTTTGGTGTGCGAAAAGCTTTATTGGCGATGAGCCTTTTGCTGTTTTACTTGGTGATGATATCGTACAAAGCGATACACCTTGCCTAAAACAATTAATTGACCAATATGAAGAAACACATGCTTCTGTTATTGGTGTTCAATCAGTACCAGACAACGAAACACATCGTTACGGAATTGTAGATCCAAGCGATAGCGAAGGAAGAAGATACCAGGTTAACAATTTCATTGAAAAACCAGCACCTGGAACAGCTCCATCTAACCTAGCAATCATGGGTCGCTATGTCCTAACACCAGAAATCTTCATGTACTTAGAAAAGCAACAAACAGGCGCAGGCGGAGAAATCCAATTAACAGACGCTATCCAACAATTAAACCAAATTCAACGCGTATTTGCATATGATTTCGCAGGAGATCGTTACGATGTTGGCGAAACGCTAGGATTCGTAAAAACAACATTAGAATTTGCGTTACAACGTGATGAAATGAAAGAAGAAATTCTTGAATATATGAAAGAAGTACTTGATAAAGCTGATTTAGCAAAAATCAAAGTATTATAA
- a CDS encoding YdhK family protein, with amino-acid sequence MKSRHVYIAAIFCVLLLFYGCSTAEENSDKESSHTEHEHQESGSTDIPDGLEPAEDPTYKEGSQVILKADHMEGMDGADATVLNAFDTIAYQVTYTPTTGGDPVKHHKWVIQDEIKDAGSEMLEKGTEVTLEADHMEGMKGAKATIESAENTTVYMVDYQPTTGGEMVTNHKWVTEEEVFAE; translated from the coding sequence ATGAAAAGTAGACATGTTTATATCGCTGCTATTTTCTGCGTATTGCTATTGTTCTATGGCTGTTCAACTGCTGAAGAAAATAGTGACAAGGAATCAAGTCACACCGAGCATGAGCATCAAGAATCTGGCTCTACAGATATTCCCGACGGACTAGAGCCTGCAGAAGATCCCACCTATAAGGAAGGTAGTCAAGTGATCTTAAAAGCGGATCACATGGAAGGGATGGACGGAGCAGATGCGACTGTATTAAATGCGTTCGATACCATTGCCTATCAAGTGACTTACACTCCAACGACAGGAGGAGACCCAGTCAAGCATCATAAATGGGTAATTCAGGATGAAATAAAGGATGCTGGAAGTGAAATGCTTGAGAAAGGGACAGAGGTTACCCTGGAAGCAGATCATATGGAAGGCATGAAAGGCGCAAAGGCAACCATTGAATCCGCTGAGAACACAACCGTGTATATGGTAGATTACCAACCAACAACAGGCGGCGAGATGGTAACCAATCACAAATGGGTTACAGAGGAAGAAGTATTTGCTGAATAA
- a CDS encoding ATP-binding protein: MAVYTPQTRFHPEIALTNLSDMTYGAHIMYITNNEDTYITNAASFIKAGLLLEQKVVFVDQKEIWPLIIKKLEERGLNKEKISRIYFVDSEEVYHSSGNLHLANIIEAISGSIDSSYFFNRDITIRFWGKAPILSNQDKIMDHLLQYENEVDEYIRDYHNYAVCVYDGTQLSASNYIDLKNYHPYVMTDTEFSLSNGYTKEIKVPSPIRNGKYEETIANLQLAQTYYSRLVEDMLDAVFITSNNIIMYANKAAEKLLETEDIVGKSAYEIMEPDFLEKYLEKEELIWGGEIAAPYEMELITSKGKIVEVEILAYPFLFEDLSSTIIIIARDISVRKENQQLQIKNEKLGIAGQLAASIAHEIRNPLTAIKGFLKLAYEGAMKLEDIYPILDIEINRIETIASELMFLGKPVTSEIKEINIGKILLDVYTLMQSQANLDNVAINLDTYDNNLYALCNVDQMKQVFINLVKNAIEAMDNGGIINMEARLDGEWIVVTIKDNGKGIPNEIKNKLGEPFYTTKEKGTGLGLVICYNIIAEHKGEIDFVSENGVGTTFIIRLPLAN, from the coding sequence ATGGCTGTATATACTCCTCAGACAAGGTTTCATCCAGAGATTGCTCTTACAAATCTCTCTGATATGACTTATGGCGCCCATATCATGTACATAACAAACAACGAAGATACATACATAACGAATGCAGCGTCCTTCATTAAAGCTGGTCTGCTTTTGGAGCAAAAAGTTGTCTTTGTAGATCAGAAGGAAATATGGCCACTAATAATCAAAAAGCTGGAAGAAAGAGGGTTGAATAAGGAAAAAATTAGTCGGATTTATTTTGTAGATAGTGAAGAGGTCTACCATAGTAGTGGAAATCTTCATTTAGCTAATATTATAGAAGCAATTAGTGGCTCGATTGATTCTAGTTATTTTTTCAATAGGGATATAACGATTCGTTTTTGGGGAAAAGCCCCCATTCTCTCCAATCAAGACAAAATCATGGACCACCTCCTTCAATATGAGAATGAAGTGGACGAGTACATAAGGGACTATCATAATTATGCGGTATGTGTCTATGATGGGACACAATTATCTGCAAGCAATTATATCGATTTAAAAAACTACCATCCATATGTGATGACAGATACGGAATTTTCATTATCTAATGGTTATACAAAAGAAATAAAGGTTCCTTCCCCAATAAGAAATGGCAAATACGAAGAAACGATTGCCAATCTTCAGCTAGCACAAACCTACTATTCCCGACTAGTAGAAGACATGCTGGATGCGGTCTTCATTACTTCCAATAATATTATTATGTATGCAAATAAAGCAGCTGAAAAACTATTAGAAACCGAAGACATTGTTGGAAAGTCAGCTTATGAGATTATGGAACCAGATTTCTTAGAAAAGTATCTAGAAAAAGAAGAGCTTATTTGGGGAGGAGAAATAGCCGCTCCCTACGAAATGGAGCTTATTACCTCTAAGGGAAAAATAGTAGAGGTAGAGATTTTAGCATATCCTTTTCTCTTCGAGGATTTAAGCTCAACAATTATTATCATCGCCAGAGATATAAGTGTTAGAAAAGAAAATCAACAGCTTCAGATTAAGAATGAAAAACTAGGAATCGCGGGTCAATTAGCAGCAAGTATTGCCCATGAAATTAGAAATCCTCTTACTGCTATTAAAGGGTTCCTAAAGCTCGCATACGAAGGAGCAATGAAATTAGAAGATATCTATCCAATCCTTGATATCGAAATTAATCGGATCGAAACCATTGCCAGCGAGTTAATGTTTCTAGGAAAGCCAGTTACGTCAGAAATTAAAGAAATAAATATTGGGAAGATTCTCCTGGATGTCTATACATTAATGCAGTCACAAGCCAATCTAGATAATGTGGCCATTAATTTAGATACATATGATAATAATTTATATGCTTTATGTAATGTTGATCAAATGAAACAGGTTTTTATCAATCTGGTCAAAAATGCAATTGAAGCAATGGATAATGGCGGCATTATCAATATGGAAGCAAGACTGGATGGGGAATGGATTGTCGTCACCATTAAGGACAATGGAAAAGGAATTCCCAATGAAATAAAGAATAAACTTGGCGAACCTTTTTATACAACAAAAGAAAAAGGAACAGGTCTCGGATTAGTCATCTGCTATAATATTATCGCAGAACATAAAGGCGAAATCGATTTCGTATCAGAAAATGGTGTCGGCACAACCTTCATCATTCGATTACCTTTAGCCAATTAA